One Magnolia sinica isolate HGM2019 chromosome 2, MsV1, whole genome shotgun sequence genomic window, CATAAAGATGCAAGTGGACAGAGCCTGCGGCAGAAGTGTGGTATCTTGTGCAGACATCCTAGCCATTGCTGCCCGCGATTCCGTCGTTGAAGTGAGTATGATGATCATCCTGTCAATGTACCAATGAACATGCATACATGGTTATTGTATGGGCTACTAAACTGTTATAAcagattatttttttattttttatttttcatttataaaCAACCGTTACAACAGGTAACACCGTTACATATAACGGTATGAAAGTAGGTACAAAACCATGGACAAAATCTACAAGATTACTGATCACACAGGTAACAACCGTTACAACAGCTAACTTGTCGTACTGCATCTTCCCTGCCAACTTGCTACTTGTGTAGAACATCTGTACCATGCAAATGGTGGGACCCTCCATGAAGATCacttggcacaaaaatcaggcatgtcgactgattaggtgggccacatagactGTCTGTTTTCCATCAATTCCAGTGGTGTGGCACGTCTGATGGGAGGACCTGCCTGATTTTGGTGCTAGTTGATCTACAAGTATTGTGTCGGCAGGAGGGTGTGGCTGCACCTAATATTCTGCTCATTGACCATCGAACATGGGAACCAATATcgtatcaacggcttggatcactgaaTGCATGTGTACTTACTAATGCAAAAACTAAATTCTTCTATTAATTATGTcacagcttggtgggccatcttaCTCAGTTCCAGTAGGGAGAAGAGATGCAAGAACAGCAAATGGAGCTAGTACTGACCTTCCTGGCCCTGATGAGAGCCTCGATTCAATCATTGACAAATTTGGACGGAAGGGATTTAGTCCTCGAGAGATGGTTGCCTTATCAGGGGCCCACACGGTGGGCCAGGCCAGGTGTGTCTTGTTTAGGGGCCGGATCTACAATGACGCCAACATCGATCCTGCATTTGCAGCCACTCGTCGCACCACTTGTCCCACCACTGGCGGCGATGACAATTTGGCCCCACTGGACCCACAAAGCCCAAACCGATTCGGCAACAACTATTTCCAAGCGTTGATCAACAGGCGGGGCCTCCTCCGCTCTGATCAAGTTCTTTTCAATGGTGGATCTACTGATTCCGTGGTCACCTTATACAGCAACAACGCCGACGCATTCTCGACAGATTTTGCCAGTGCCATGGTCAAGATGGGTTATTTGGGCCCACTTACTGGGTCCCAAGGCGAAGTTCGAGTTAATTGTGGGAGGGTTAATTAGAATGAGCTCTGTAATTATCTACTTTGGGCTATGGTTTTGTTTAGTTACATGGATTATCCAAGTGTTGCTGCCATCCTGGCCAATGTACTATGGATGTGCTTTGAACTctgtatttgtattttcagttttgTTGTTTAATCAAATTAAGGTTTTGGTGTCCttccctctcactttctcttaCTTTTAAACTATTTATTATAAATATGGTTGTCCATATGACCACCTAAAGACGTAATTGATGATTATGCACTGACACTTTCTTCAAACTAAAGCATGGATATCGTGCATGCACAGCTTGAATATTATGTCATTTAGCTGAGATTCTATA contains:
- the LOC131237725 gene encoding peroxidase P7-like, which encodes MAGSTLCLALLIITITISPSPVSSQLSVSFYANTCPSVFDTVRTAMRSAINREARMGASIIRLFFHDCFVNGCDGGILLDNTGSFVGEQTSPANNNSARGYEVIDNIKMQVDRACGRSVVSCADILAIAARDSVVELGGPSYSVPVGRRDARTANGASTDLPGPDESLDSIIDKFGRKGFSPREMVALSGAHTVGQARCVLFRGRIYNDANIDPAFAATRRTTCPTTGGDDNLAPLDPQSPNRFGNNYFQALINRRGLLRSDQVLFNGGSTDSVVTLYSNNADAFSTDFASAMVKMGYLGPLTGSQGEVRVNCGRVN